One Alkalicoccus halolimnae DNA segment encodes these proteins:
- a CDS encoding iron chelate uptake ABC transporter family permease subunit has product MFSNKTWLYYAGSLLLLLGAVTFGLFYSSVTVPVSQIMQILYAKTFGLELPAELPANQAAIIWDIRLPRVLLALFVGASLALAGAAFQGLLRNPLADPYTIGVSSGAALGAVFVIFFQFTIAGLGGFTLPVVAILSGFLTLMVVFGLVRLSSRSMAIETIILAGIITSAFIGSIVSLIISLGDQNEMTQIIYWLYGSVGMRGWSFVQLIIPFTIAGVLLLLTRYRELNALALGEEAAGHIGVNVKRGKIFILGGASLLTGAAVAVSGTIGFVGLVIPHLVRLITGPDHRHVLPLSMIVGGAFLISADILARSIIAPQELPIGVITALIGAPIFALLLIRNRIGKGKAI; this is encoded by the coding sequence ATGTTTTCGAATAAAACCTGGCTTTATTATGCGGGAAGTCTCCTGCTTCTTCTCGGGGCCGTCACGTTTGGGCTCTTTTACTCCAGTGTGACAGTGCCGGTTTCTCAGATAATGCAGATTCTGTATGCAAAAACATTCGGCCTTGAGCTTCCGGCAGAGCTTCCTGCCAACCAGGCTGCGATTATCTGGGATATTCGGCTCCCGCGCGTGCTTCTTGCTTTATTTGTAGGAGCATCGCTTGCACTTGCAGGCGCCGCCTTTCAGGGTCTGCTGCGAAATCCGCTTGCCGATCCTTATACGATCGGAGTTTCTTCAGGGGCGGCACTCGGAGCTGTTTTTGTTATCTTCTTTCAATTTACGATTGCAGGACTGGGAGGTTTTACTCTTCCAGTTGTTGCGATCCTATCCGGCTTCCTGACATTGATGGTTGTTTTCGGACTCGTCCGCTTAAGCAGCCGCAGTATGGCTATCGAAACGATTATTCTTGCAGGCATTATTACAAGCGCCTTTATCGGCTCGATTGTTTCACTTATTATTTCCCTTGGAGATCAGAACGAGATGACCCAGATTATCTACTGGCTCTACGGAAGCGTCGGCATGCGGGGTTGGAGCTTTGTGCAGCTGATCATTCCGTTTACGATCGCCGGAGTTCTTCTTCTGCTGACCCGTTACCGGGAACTGAACGCTCTCGCACTCGGGGAGGAAGCCGCCGGCCATATCGGAGTGAACGTTAAGCGCGGCAAAATCTTCATTTTGGGAGGTGCCTCCCTTTTAACCGGGGCAGCGGTAGCTGTTTCGGGGACAATCGGCTTTGTGGGCCTGGTAATTCCTCACCTCGTCCGGCTGATAACGGGACCCGACCACCGGCATGTCCTGCCTTTATCCATGATCGTAGGAGGAGCTTTTCTCATATCGGCGGACATTCTGGCGAGAAGCATCATCGCTCCGCAAGAACTGCCGATCGGCGTCATTACCGCGCTGATAGGTGCTCCTATATTTGCGCTGCTGCTGATTCGAAATCGGATAGGAAAGGGGAAAGCTATATGA
- a CDS encoding adenosylcobinamide amidohydrolase — MITIENITGGYSKKPVIDQVSLEVDTGEFFGLLGPNGSGKTTLFKLMSGGLPVMDGTVFLNGKSVLHMSQLERARHIAVLSQETNVSFDFTVEEIVRLGRYAFQKGLFKTLSGRDKELIDEVMEITSITCYRHQPFHMLSGGEKQRVLLAKALVQEPEVLLLDEPTNHLDIKHTFDLLDVLKRWQEERKLTIFAILHDLNIAALYCDRVGILHEGRLTNVGSVDVLRKRSELAEIYGVETWTQPHPTLARPQLLMNPHKKKQEPLSLLEDYSLEQTEDAIRLSFPQQLRTISNGVAGEGIQWMKHFVNFHVDKQYDSRTPKEDAEQWLLKRGLPVEQSIGMMTAVHLENAVMKEEIIHGSAMLVLVTAGTGNAVDITCRSTETAGEKIGTINTFVFADAHLTDGALVNACMSATEAKVKALHDEMIRDPVSGTMATSTSTDSLVIGVTQQGTRTPYAGSGTAVGSGIGQLVYEATKEALQMDRSWKEARP, encoded by the coding sequence ATGATAACAATTGAAAATATAACTGGTGGATACAGCAAAAAACCAGTGATCGACCAGGTTTCCCTCGAAGTGGATACGGGTGAATTTTTTGGGCTTCTCGGTCCGAATGGAAGTGGAAAGACGACACTGTTCAAGCTGATGAGCGGCGGACTGCCAGTAATGGACGGCACCGTGTTTTTAAACGGGAAATCCGTCCTGCACATGTCCCAGCTCGAACGGGCGCGTCATATAGCGGTTCTTTCCCAGGAAACGAACGTTTCCTTTGATTTCACAGTAGAAGAGATCGTCCGGCTCGGCCGCTATGCTTTTCAGAAAGGACTGTTTAAAACCCTCAGTGGTCGGGATAAAGAGCTGATCGATGAGGTCATGGAAATTACTTCAATCACCTGTTATCGGCATCAGCCTTTCCACATGCTGAGCGGCGGGGAAAAGCAGCGCGTTCTCCTTGCTAAAGCACTCGTCCAGGAGCCGGAAGTGCTGCTTTTGGATGAGCCGACGAACCATCTTGATATTAAACATACATTCGATCTGCTTGACGTTCTGAAAAGGTGGCAGGAAGAACGCAAACTGACCATATTTGCGATTCTCCATGATTTAAATATAGCTGCCCTCTACTGTGACCGCGTAGGCATTCTTCACGAAGGCAGGCTCACGAACGTCGGTTCTGTGGATGTTTTAAGGAAGCGGAGCGAGCTGGCAGAAATTTACGGAGTCGAAACGTGGACGCAGCCTCACCCGACTCTCGCAAGGCCGCAGCTGCTTATGAATCCGCATAAAAAGAAGCAGGAGCCGCTTTCGCTGCTCGAGGACTATTCATTGGAGCAGACAGAGGACGCGATAAGACTCTCTTTTCCGCAGCAGCTTCGGACAATCTCCAACGGTGTGGCAGGAGAAGGTATTCAATGGATGAAGCACTTTGTCAATTTCCACGTTGACAAACAATACGACAGCCGTACACCGAAAGAAGACGCGGAGCAGTGGCTCTTAAAACGGGGGCTGCCGGTAGAACAGTCGATCGGAATGATGACCGCCGTCCACCTGGAAAATGCCGTTATGAAAGAAGAGATTATTCACGGCAGTGCGATGCTTGTTCTCGTCACTGCAGGAACAGGAAACGCCGTGGATATAACGTGCCGGAGCACGGAAACGGCGGGAGAAAAAATCGGAACGATCAACACCTTCGTTTTTGCAGATGCCCATTTGACAGACGGAGCTCTCGTGAATGCATGCATGTCAGCGACTGAAGCAAAAGTAAAAGCGCTCCACGATGAAATGATCCGGGATCCAGTAAGCGGAACGATGGCAACGAGCACTTCCACGGACAGTCTTGTCATTGGTGTCACCCAGCAGGGAACGCGGACCCCTTACGCAGGTTCCGGTACTGCGGTCGGGAGCGGAATCGGCCAGCTCGTTTACGAAGCAACGAAAGAAGCGCTGCAGATGGACCGCAGCTGGAAGGAAGCCCGCCCGTGA
- the cbiB gene encoding adenosylcobinamide-phosphate synthase CbiB: MIFYTTGFLLVSAVLVDLAVGDPRRIPHPVVMMGKCTARLTARWNVGSEREKKLRGTLLVFCIVGSVWAASATLLAVLAFIHPLLAAAAGVWLTSTTIAVKGLKEAAEAVRKPLEEKNLSGARNSLSMIVGRDTEKLEESEVVRGTVETVAENTVDGVTAPLFWALIGGAPLALAYRAVNTLDSMVGYKNEEFSSFGWAGARLDDLASWLPARLTAAAMLAGAFFVPHSQKRTGLRVLLRDAGKHPSPNSGWTEALTAGLLGVKLGGINYYKGIRSERAEMGEGTRPLKADDISRSVQYLYAAAIIFTLLCAAAAITTGWQIPFAGR, translated from the coding sequence GTGATCTTTTATACGACGGGCTTTTTGCTCGTTTCCGCCGTCCTTGTCGATTTAGCAGTTGGAGACCCCCGCAGAATCCCACACCCGGTGGTGATGATGGGGAAGTGTACTGCACGGCTCACAGCCCGCTGGAATGTGGGCTCGGAACGGGAAAAAAAGCTGCGGGGCACATTACTCGTTTTCTGTATCGTCGGTAGTGTATGGGCGGCCTCGGCCACCCTTCTCGCTGTCCTGGCTTTTATACATCCGCTCCTGGCAGCGGCGGCAGGCGTATGGCTGACGTCAACAACTATAGCGGTGAAAGGCTTGAAAGAGGCAGCAGAAGCGGTCCGAAAACCGCTTGAGGAAAAGAATCTTTCCGGCGCCCGGAACTCGCTTTCGATGATCGTCGGCCGTGATACAGAAAAATTGGAGGAATCAGAAGTAGTCCGGGGCACAGTGGAAACGGTAGCCGAAAACACGGTGGATGGAGTGACGGCCCCGCTGTTTTGGGCACTGATCGGGGGCGCACCGCTTGCTCTTGCTTACCGGGCTGTGAACACGCTCGATTCCATGGTCGGATATAAAAATGAGGAATTTTCGTCATTTGGCTGGGCGGGGGCCCGTCTTGATGATCTGGCAAGCTGGCTTCCGGCAAGGTTGACTGCTGCGGCGATGCTGGCAGGCGCCTTTTTTGTTCCCCATTCCCAAAAAAGGACTGGACTCCGTGTACTTCTCCGGGATGCCGGAAAGCACCCAAGTCCGAACAGCGGGTGGACAGAAGCTTTAACGGCAGGTCTGCTCGGAGTGAAACTCGGTGGAATTAACTATTACAAAGGAATACGGTCCGAACGCGCAGAAATGGGGGAAGGGACGCGACCTCTTAAAGCAGATGATATTTCCCGCTCGGTTCAATATTTATACGCTGCTGCTATCATATTCACTTTACTTTGCGCTGCCGCAGCAATAACTACCGGCTGGCAGATACCATTCGCTGGAAGATAA